One window of Acidobacteriota bacterium genomic DNA carries:
- a CDS encoding PIN domain-containing protein, giving the protein MQAKGLIDTGAILALLDADDRWHDRCREAFTSLRLPLATTGAVLAEVFHLLGDNQRDVAAAWRFVRSGAVTLLSITDADSAALEELMKRYRNRPMDFADATLVRVAEREAVSTILTIDHNDFETYRIGKRTRFRIAPAR; this is encoded by the coding sequence GTGCAGGCTAAGGGACTCATCGACACCGGTGCCATCCTGGCTCTTCTGGACGCTGACGACCGCTGGCACGACCGCTGTCGAGAAGCCTTCACCTCTTTGCGTCTGCCCCTGGCGACGACCGGCGCAGTCCTGGCCGAGGTGTTTCACCTGCTCGGCGACAACCAGAGAGATGTTGCGGCGGCCTGGCGTTTTGTACGCTCGGGCGCGGTGACCTTGCTGTCGATCACCGACGCGGATAGCGCCGCGTTGGAAGAGCTGATGAAACGATACCGCAACCGACCCATGGACTTCGCTGACGCAACCCTCGTGCGTGTGGCAGAACGCGAGGCCGTGTCCACCATCCTCACCATCGATCACAACGATTTCGAGACGTACAGGATCGGAAAGAGGACCCGGTTTCGGATCGCACCGGCTCGGTAG